In Rutidosis leptorrhynchoides isolate AG116_Rl617_1_P2 chromosome 2, CSIRO_AGI_Rlap_v1, whole genome shotgun sequence, one genomic interval encodes:
- the LOC139893659 gene encoding glucosamine inositolphosphorylceramide transferase 1-like, translating into MGSSPIVGNSGGASDKVRWRVREGGGGSMSLHYLFVLFLLCSSVGVFYIFYIFSNPSLKNHSYNDNNNLLIGCQEDNEGSWGIGVYYGDSPLSLKPIEDMNIWDNKSAAWPVANPILTCASVTASGFPSNYVADPFLYVQDDVLYLFFESKNPITMQGDIGVARSVDNGATWEQLGVALDKDWHLSHPYVFNYNQQVYMMPNGIGNGNVRLYRAIDFPLKWKLEKIILDRPLVHTFIIQHEEMYWIFGSFQSGMTTNRNFEIWYSNSPFGPWTPHKSNPISGPRNGGRPFVYNGNLYRLAHDDDDQRIQAFKIEVLTTYNYKEVEVDLRTENPTKGKNAWNGARFNNLDVQRLRTGQWVAVADGDRTLYGDVTSRHMVGCGLFIAGGSIVLFMGWLLGFVKWLIPFTHNIKKRNDAILALERLKMRLRLNIDVNAYMGKLFLSFLLILSIVIICVGFGFIYGGNGAQKPYPVNGHFSQFTLLAMTYDARIWNLKMYVKHYSRCASIREIVVVWNKGKPPNPNEFDSSVPVRIRVEEKNSLNNRFKPDPLIQTKAVLELDDDIMMNCDDLERGFKIWRENPDRLVGFYPRLVTGPPPLKYRPEKHARKHNGYNMILTGAVFIDREVAFERYWSDEAELGRKMVDEVFNCEDVLMNFLYANSTTGDSPSVEYLKPTWAIDTSKFSGVAISGNTQAHYRVRSSCLDKFTKLYGGLTDRKVEFRRRKDGWDV; encoded by the exons ATGGGTTCGAGTCCGATTGTGGGAAATAGCGGTGGCGCGTCCGATAAAGTTAGGTGGCGCGTGCGTGAGGGTGGGGGTGGTTCAATGAGTCTGCATTATTTGTTTGTTTTGTTTCTGTTGTGTAGTTCAGTTGgggttttttatattttttatatttttagtaACCCTAGTTTGAAAAATCATAgttataatgacaataataatttattaattggGTGTCAAGAAGATAATGAAGGTTCATGGGGAATTGGAGTTTATTATGGGGATTCACCTTTGTCACTTAAACCCATTGAAGAT ATGAACATTTGGGACAATAAAAGTGCAGCATGGCCTGTAGCAAACCCAATTTTGACTTGTGCTTCAGTTACTGCTTCTGGGTTCCCAAGTAATTATGTTGCTGACCCGTTTCTATATGTTCAG GACGACGTTCTTTACTTGTTCTTTGAAAGCAAGAATCCGATAACTATGCAAGGAGATATTGGGGTTGCAAGAAGTGTTGATAATGGTGCTACATGGGAACAATTAGGCGTGGCATTGGATAAAGATTGGCATCTTTCACATCCATACGTGTTTAACTACAACCAACAA GTATACATGATGCCTAACGGAATTGGAAACGGGAACGTTCGTCTTTATAGGGCAATCGACTTCCCATTAAAGTGGAAACTCGAAAAGATCATTTTAGATCGCCCTCTTGTTCATACATTCATCATACAACACGAAGAAATGTACTGGATTTTTGGTTCTTTTCAGAGTGGTATGACAACCAACCGAAATTTTGAAATCTGGTATAGCAACTCTCCATTTGGTCCGTGGACCCCACACAAGTCAAACCCAATTTCGGGACCTCGAAATGGAGGTAGACCTTTTGTTTACAATGGGAATCTTTATCGATTAGCTCACGATGATGACGATCAACGCATTCAAGCGTTTAAAATTGAAGTTCTTACAACTTACAACTATAAGGAAGTAGAAGTTGATCTAAGGACCGAAAACCCGACAAAAGGTAAGAACGCGTGGAACGGGGCTCGATTTAATAATCTCGATGTTCAACGGTTAAGGACCGGGCAATGGGTCGCGGTTGCCGACGGTGATAGGACTCTTTATGGAGACGTGACTAGCCGACACATGGTTGGGTGCGGTTTGTTTATAGCCGGTGGTTCGATTGTTTTGTTTATGGGTTGGCTACTTGGGTTCGTTAAGTGGTTAATTCCGTTTACCCATAACATAAAGAAACGAAACGATGCTATATTAGCTTTGGAGAGGTTAAAAATGAGGTTACGCTTGAATATAGACGTGAATGCTTACATGGGTAAGCTTTTTTTATCGTTCCTTTTAATATTGTCGATTGTGATAATATGCGTTGGATTTGGATTCATCTATGGAGGAAACGGTGCGCAAAAACCGTACCCTGTTAACGGTCATTTTTCACAGTTTACATTATTAGCTATGACGTACGATGCGCGAATTTGGAACTTAAAAATGTACGTAAAACATTACTCTCGATGTGCTTCGATTCGTGAAATTGTTGTAGTTTGGAACAAAGGAAAACCGCCAAATCCGAATGAGTTTGACTCGTCGGTTCCCGTTAGGATCCGGGTCGAAGAGAAAAACTCGTTGAACAACCGGTTCAAACCCGACCCGTTAATACAGACGAAAGCTGTTCTTGAATTGGATGATGACATCATGATGAATTGTGATGATCTTGAACGCGGGTTTAAAATATGGAGGGAGAATCCCGACCGGCTAGTCGGGTTTTACCCAAGGCTTGTAACGGGACCACCGCCGTTAAAATATCGACCCGAGAAACATGCCCGTAAACATAACGGGTATAACATGATTTTGACCGGGGCGGTGTTTATTGATCGTGAAGTTGCGTTTGAGAGGTATTGGAGTGATGAAGCGGAGTTGGGTAGGAAAATGGTCGACGAGGTTTTTAACTGTGAAGACGTTTTGATGAATTTTTTATACGCAAATAGTACGACTGGCGATAGTCCGTCGGTTGAGTATTTGAAACCGACTTGGGCTATTGATACGTCTAAGTTTTCGGGTGTAGCGATTAGCGGGAACACACAGGCACATTATCGAGTTAGAAGTAGCTGTTTGgacaagtttacaaagttatacgGAGGTTTAACTGATCGAAAAGTTGAGTTTAGGCGGAGAAAGGACGGTTGGGATGTGTAG
- the LOC139893658 gene encoding 3-phosphoinositide-dependent protein kinase 2-like — protein sequence MMAMIGGEMEKDFESKLNIDDNSANHMVTDGHKAKSFKFRAPQENFTIQDFEMGKIYGVGSYSKVVKAKKKDTGKVYALKIMDKKFITKENKTAYVKLERIVLDQLTHPGIIQLHFTFQDTFSLYMALEACEGGELFDQITRKGRLTEDEARFYAAEVVDALEYLHNMGLIHRDIKPENLLLTSDGHIKIADFGSVKPMHDSQITVLPNAGTDDKASTFVGTAAYVPPEVLNSSPATIGNDLWALGCTLFQMLSGTSPFKDASEWLIFQRIIARDVKFPDYFSDHAKDLIDKLLDIDPTKRPGAGRDGYDSLKNHLFFKGINWRDIRSHRPPRLALEKGHTSSHSSGGDDASDSSWNPTHIGDVTETGSAAVADVTSSSDLSNITKLASIDSFDSKWQQFLEPGESILMISLVKKLQKLSSKKVQLILTNKPKLIYVDPSKLAGKGTIIWSDDPNDLSIQVTSPSNFKICLPKKVMTFEDPKQRAYQWKKAIEALQNR from the exons ATGATGGCAATGATTGGGGGTGAAATGGAGAAAGATTTCGAATCGAAGCTAAATATTGATGATAATTCAGCTAATCATATGGTTACAGATGGGCATAAAGCTAAAAGCTTTAAATTTAGGGCACCACAAGAGAACTTTACCATTCAGGATTTTGAAATGGGGAAGATCTATGGTGTTGGTTCTTATTCAAAG GTTGTGAAAGCAAAAAAGAAAGACACGGGGAAAGTGTATGCATTAAAGATTATGGATAAAAAATTCATAACAAAAGAAAATAAAACTGCTTATGTTAAGTTGGAGAGGATTGTATTGGATCAGCTGACTCATCCTGGAATTATACAACTTCATTTTACATTTCAAGACACTTTTTCATTAT ACATGGCACTTGAGGCCTGCGAAGGTGGTGAACTTTTTGATCAAATCACTAGG AAAGGTCGTTTAACTGAGGATGAAGCTCGCTTTTATGCAGCTGAAGTTGTGGATGCTCTTGAATACTTACATAATATGGGTTTGATTCATCGAGACATTAAG CCCGAGAACCTGCTTCTTACATCAGATGGACATATAAAGATTGCTGATTTTGGTAGCGTTAAGCCTATGCACGATAGCCAGATAACAGTTCTACCAAATGCTGGAACGG ATGACAAGGCTAGCACGTTTGTGGGGACAGCTGCATATGTCCCACCAGAAGTATTAAATTCTTCACCTGCAACAATTGG GAATGATTTATGGGCACTCGGGTGCACGTTGTTTCAGATGTTATCGGGAACTTCTCCTTTTAAAGATGCAAGTGAGTGGCTCATTTTTCAAAGAATTATAGCTCGAGATGTCAAATTTCCAGATTACTTTTCTGATCATGCCAAAGATCTTATTGATAAACTATTG GATATTGATCCAACAAAAAGACCCGGTGCAGGACGCGATGGTTATGATTCGCTCAAGAATCATCTATTTTTCAAAGGAATTAATTGGCGTGATATACGATCACATAGACCTCCTAGACTTGCATTAGAAAAG GGTCACACCAGTAGTCACTCAAGTGGAGGTGATGATGCTTCGGATTCGTCGTGGAACCCGACACATATCGGTGATGTCACAGAAACCGGAAGTGCGGCAGTTGCTGATGTCACATCTTCATCCGATTTAAGTAACATAACTAAACTTGCTTCGATAGACTCCTTTGACTCAAAATG GCAACAATTTTTGGAGCCTGGTGAATCGATATTAATGATCTCATTGGTCAAGAAACTGCAAAAACTATCGAGCAAGAAAGTACAACTTATACTAACCAACAAGCCAAAGTTGATATACGTGGACCCCTCAAAGCTAGCTGGTAAAGGGACCATTATCTGGTCCGATGATCCCAATGATCTTAGCATCCAAGTTACAAGCCCATCAAACTTCAAAATTTGCTTA CCGAAGAAAGTTATGACATTTGAGGATCCAAAACAAAGAGCCTATCAGTGGAAGAAGGCGATTGAGGCACTCCAAAACCGGTGA